The following is a genomic window from Micromonospora cathayae.
GCTGCGGCAGCAGGTCGGCCAGGTTCGGGGTGAGCAGTACGTGCGGTCCCCCGCCGTCGACGGTCATGACTTCTCCTGCGCACGCTTCCGGTTGTTGTAGGTCACCCCGCCCTTGGCCCAGTTGTCGTAGGAGACCTCATAGAGCAGGACGTGGGTGTTCTCGCGGGGCGAGCCGTACTTGACCAGCACGTCGGTCAGCTCGGCGATGATCGCCTCCTTGGTCTCCTGGTCACGCTTGCCGATCTCGGCACGGATGATCGCCATCTCGCTCAGTTCTCCTCTGTCCTCGTCCGGTTTCTCGCGCTGGTCAGCTTGTCGTCGTCGCGCCGACGAAGTCCGGGTTGCGGGCGTACTCGGCCTTGACCGCCAGGTAGGCGAAGGCGTGCGTGACGCCGGTGGCCAGGACCCCGTCGAACACCTCACGGGCCTTGTCGACGTCGCCGTTGTAGTAGTGCCAGTTGCCCAGGCCGTAGCCCTGGGTGACGGTGCGCAGGCCGTTGCCGTCGCACATCGCCCAGAGCTGGTCCGGGGTGATCTCGCCGGTGTAGAGCCGCATCCGGCCCTCGTACCCGACCAGGTGGTCGTCGGGGACCAGGGCGACGGCGCGGAACCGGTCGAGCACCTCCTCGGCCTCCGCCGCCCGGCCGAGCCGGCGCAGCGCCATGTACTGCCAGTCCTGCGACGCCACCAGCCCCTCCTGGTGCCGGGAGGCCAGCTCGGCGGCCCGGAAGCTCGGCAGGCAGCCCTCGAAGTCACCGGCGAGGTACTGGGCGACGCCGAGGTGGTACCAGACGGACGCGTGCAGGGTGGTGTTGTAGCGGGCCAGGACCGACGGGTCCTGCGCGGCCGCGGTGTCGCTGAGGTGCTGCGGCCGGACCTCGTCGTCACGGCCGAGGATCAGGTGGACGACGTCCTTCTCCACCTCGGGCTGGTACATCTCGTACTCGTCCTCGACGCCGTCGAGCTGGTCGGCGGCGGTCCGCAGGTCCTCGATCGCCCCCGGGTAGTCGCCGATCGAGATCCGCCGGTGTCCCCGGAACCGCAGCAGCCGCGGGCTGTTCGGCTCCAGTTCCAGCGCCTCGGTGAGCAGGGCCACCGACTCGGCGTGCCGGTTCAGGTAGCCCTTGAGCCGGGCGGCGATGACATAGCGGTGGGTCAGCGGTACGGACGTCATGGGCTGCCTTTCGTCACGGTGGTGGCGCAGGGCCGGAGGCGGCGGCGGGAACAGTGCCGGGGCCCGGTGGTGGCGGACGGTGGTGGCGGGGGCGCCCGCGGGATCGGCGCCCCCGCCACGGCTCACCGGTCCAGCCAGATGTTCTTGTAGAACCGGTACGTCGGCGTCGGGTCGCCCCGGTAGCCCATGACGTCCTTCTGCACCACGTCGAAGTCGGCGTTCAGGAAGGTCATGGCGACCGGACCACGCTCGGCCAGGATCTTCTCGGCCTGCTGGTACAGCGCCGCGCGCTTGTCCTTGTCCATTTCCGAGCGGGCCTGCACGACCAGGTTCTCGTACTCCGGGTCGGTCCAGCCGCCGTAGTTCAGCCCGCCGCCCTTGAGGAAGCTGGCGGTGAACCGCTCGTCCGGGTCGTAGGTCAGGCCGAAGCCGGACTGGTACATGTCGAAGTCGGCGGACTTGGTCTTGGTGTCGGCGATGGTCGACTCCACCGACTCGATGGTCACCTTGATGCCGATCTTGGCGAGCTGCTGCTGTTCCACCTCGGCCGAGCGCACCTGGAACGCCGAGGTGGCGATCACCATCAGCTTCGCCTCGAAGCCGTTCGGGAAGCCCGCCTCGGCCAGCAGCGCCTTGGCCTTCTCGATGTCCGGCTTGCCGTACACCGGCTCCTTCAGCGCGCCGAACCGGTCCGGCGGCAGGTAACCGGCGTTGAGCGCGGTCCCGAAGCCGGAGTTGGCCACGTTGAGGATCTCCTGACGGTCCAGCGCCAGGAAGATCGCCTGCCGGACCTTCACGTTGTCGTACGGGGCCTTGGAGGTGTTCAGCCGCAGGTGCAGCGAGAGCGAACCGGAGCCGCCGTACCACTTGAGCTTCTCGTCGCGCTTGAGCGCGTCGATGAACTCGGGGGCCGGCCGCCAGAGGAAGTCGACCGTGCCGCTGCGGATCGCGGCGGCGCGCGCGTTGTCGTCCGGGTTGAAGGTGAAGTCGACCCCGTCGAGGTAGGGGACGCCCTGCTCCCAGTACTTGTCGTGCTTGTCGAGCTTGATCGCCTGGCCGGCGACCCGGGAGGTCAGCTTGAACGGGCCGCTGCCGCCGTCGACGCTGCCGTTGAGGCCGCCGGCCTCGGCGACGTCCTTGTCCACGATGGAGGAGGCGGCGGTGGAGAGCAGGGTCAGGATGGCCGCGTTCGGCTTCGACAGCGTCATCTCGACGGTCCGCTCGTCGGGCGCCGCGACCGAGGCGATGCCCTCGTAGCTGCGGGCCCGCGGGGCCCGGGTCTCCGGGTTCTGGATCCGCTCGATCGAGTACTTGACGTCGGCCGCGGTCACCTTGCGTCCGCTGTGGAAGTAGGCGTTGTCCCGGAGCTTGAAGGTGACCTTCAGCCCGTCGGCGCTCTGCTCCCAGGACTCGGCGATGGCCGGCTTGATCTCGCCCCGGTACGACTGCACCAGCGACTCGTAGATCTGCTCGTTGATGACGAAGGCCGAGGTCTCCGACATCTTGTGCGGGTCCAGTTCGTTGGCGTCCAGCCGGATCATGATCCGCAACCGTCCGCCGGACTTCGGGGAACCCGCCGGCTGCGCCTCGTCCTCCAGACGGACGTTGCTGGTCAGACCGTCGTTGCCGGTCCCGCCGGCGTCGTTGGACGGTGGCTCACCGCCCCCGCAGCCGGCCGCGAGCGCCGACACGACGCCCACCGCCAGCAATGTGCTCAAAAATCGGGTACGCATGGGTCTCCTTGGCTGGTGTCACGATCAGCGCTTAGCGGGCGGTTGGCTTCCACGCCTCCCCATAGACTCGAAGCCAGTTGCCACCGAGAATCTTGATCACGTCTTCGGGCGAGAAGCCGCCGGCGAGGAGCGCCTCGGTGAAGTTCGGGAACTGCGCGGCGTCGTCCATGCCGATCGCCCGACGCTCGTTCCAGCCGAAGTCACCGAGGAGGTTGTCCTGCTCCTTGTCCTTCAACTGCGCGGCCCGCATCGCCTCGGTCCACGTCTCGTCGTAGTCGGTGGCGATGGCGACGTGGTCGACGCCCACCACCTCCACGACGCGGCTGACGTGTTCCACGAAACGGGTCAGGTCAGGACGCCGGGTCGGGGCGTCCGGGTAGTAGAGGAACCCTGACAGAGTGGTGATGCCCATGACGCCGCCCTGCGCGCCGAGGCGACGCAGGAAGTCGTCGGACTTGGCCCGGATGTGCGGCGACAGCACGTCGCAGAACGAGTGGGTGACGACCACCGGTTTGTCGGAGGCGTCCATGGCGTCCAGGCCGGTGCGCTCGCCACAGTGCGAGACGTCGACCAGGATGCCCAACTCGTTCATCGCCCGGACGAAGGTGCGGCCCTTGCGGGTCAGACCCGGATCGGTCTTCTCCCCGCAGCCGGCGCCCAGCAGGTTCTGCCGCTGGTAGGTGAGTTGCAGGATGCGGACGCCGAGGTCGTGGAAGGTGCCGAGCAGGTCGAGGTCGACGCCGATCATCTCGGTGTCCTGCGGACCGAAGATGACGGCTTCCCGGCCCTCGGCCTTGGCGCGCTCGATGTCGGCGACGGTGAGCGCGAGCACGACGTCGTCGGCGTGCGCGTCGATCCACCGGCGGCAGCGGTTCACCTCCCGCAGGGCGGTGACCGTGTCGGCGTACGGCCTGGTGACCGTGTGGTTGACGGCGGTGACACCCCCGCGCCGGATCCGGTCGAGGTGGGCGGCGCTGAGCTCGATGACCGTGCTTCCGTCCACCACGGTGGCGGCGGCGTGCAGCGCGGTCGCCGAGGGGACGGGGCGTTCCGTGGCGGCAGTGTTCACGTCATCTCCAGGATCATCGGAAGATGCTCGGACTCTACGAGGAACGCCAGTTCCTGTCCATAGATCTTACGAACTCGTCGCATAGACGTTCGATAACGACGAAATTCGACGGTTCCTGGGAGAGTAACCCGCCGACTGCGGCCCGCAGACGACGAACCGGGGCAAAGCAGATGGGGTGTCCGGAACATCGCGGCGGGGCGGGCCGGACCACCCCGGGCCCCGCACACCCGCCGCAACCGGCCCGCGCGCCAGCCGGCCACCGCGCCGGCCGCGTCCGCGAGATTCTCCGGCACCGGCGCATCCGGACCACAGCGGACGGACGAAGCATGGAGCGTGACGACCAGTCACGGATCGAGTCGTCTCGACCGAAAGGGGTCATCCATGAAGATCGCTCGTCTCGCCGCCCGGGTTGCGGCGGGCGTGGCCGCCACCGCCCTCGTCACCACCGCCGCCGCCGCACCGGCCCAGGCCGGCACCACGAAGCGACTGGGCACGAAGTCCCTGGCCCAGGTGCTGCTCGCCGACAAGTCCGGCTTTGACCACAACCCGCGCGACTTCGACGTACTGACCCGGGCGGTGCTGACCGTACTGGAGGCCAAGCCGAACTCGCCGGTCAAGGTCCTCACCGACGGCACGGTGGCGCTGACCGCGTTCCTTCCGACCGACGCGGCCTTCCAGCAGTTGGTCCGCGATCTCACCGACGCCCGTCGGCTGCCCAGCGAGAGCGCCGCCTTCACCGCCGTCGCCGGCCTCGGCGTCGACACCGTGGAGACCGTGCTGCTCTACCACGTGGTGCCGGGTGCCACGATCGACCGCGGTGCCGCGGTCAAGGCCGACGGCGCGGAGCTGACCACCGCCCTCGGTTCCACCGTCGAGGTCGACGTCCGCACCTACTGGCACCGCTTCAAGATGGTCCGACTGATCGACGCCGACACCGACGACCGCGACCCGCGCGTGGTCGCCTTCGACATCAACAAGGGCAACAGGCAGATCGCGCACACCATCGACCTGGTGCTGCGGCCGGTCGACCTCGACTGACAACCACCTCCGGGTGGCGCCGACGGACCACCGGTCGGCGCCACCCTGTCGTCCGCCGGACATGCCCCCGCACCGCCCGGTGCGGGCAGGGCGGGAACGGGCCGGGGTGGCGGCCAGGTGGGGCGCCACCGGAGCCGTCCAGGCAGCGGAAGGAGCAGGCCACGGCCGTTGGCGGACTACCCCTCGATGGCGCGCCGGATGCGGGCGAGGGAACCGTTCTCCAGGGCGACCCAGACGGCACCGTCGGGCCCGAGCGTGATGCCGTGCGGCTCGCAGCGCGGCGTCGGAAGGTCGTACGTCTCGACCACCCCGCCCGTGGTGATCGAGCCGACCCGGTTGCCGGCCCACTCGGTGAACCACAGCGTGCCCTGGTCGTCAGCGGTGACGGCGTGTGGTCGACCGGCACGGTCGGGCAGCGGAAACTCCACGATCGCGCCGTCGGGTGCGATCCGCCCGAGCTGACCGGCGGCGATCTCGACGAACCAGAGGGCACCGTCCGGGCCGGCGGCGATACCGACCGGCGCGGCGGCCGGGGTCGGCAACGGGTGGACGGCGACCGCGCCGTCCATGCCGATCCGCCCGATCGCGTTCGCCTGGTTCAGGGTGAACCACATCCCACCGTCGGGGCCAGGGGTGATCGCGGACGGGAACGCCCCGGCAACCGGGAGCGGAAACTCGGTGACCCGGCCGTCGGTGGTGATCCGGCCGATGCGGTCGGCGGCGGTCTCGGTGAACCAGAGGGCACCGTCCGGGCCGGCGGCGATACCGAACGGCCCGCACTCCGGGGTGGGCAGCCGGAACTCGTCGACACGTCCCCCGGTCGTGATCCGACCGATCCGGTGCGCCTGGTACTCGGTGAACCAGAGCGCCCGGTCCGGGCCGGCGGTGATGACCGTCGGTCCACACCCCGGATCGAGTTGCCGGCTGCCGGGCTGCCCGCCGGGGACCAGCCGACCGACACGTCCGCTGTGGACCATGGTGAACCACAGCGCGCCGTCCGGGCCGACGGTGACCGCGTACGGGCCGTCGGCGGCGTCGGCCACCGCGTACTCCTGAATGGAGACTGCTGTCACTGGGGTTCCTCCGGTCCGTTCTCCCGGGCGACGCGCTCGATGCAGGTCGGGGCGACACCCGCCGCTTATCGCTACTGATGTAGCGATAGCATCATGCCATGGGCCTGCCACGATCGACAGAGGGTTTCCCCGACGGGCCGCTCCCGTCGCCGGACCGTCGAAGCACCACACCGGCACGCCGACCCGGCGGGCGCAGCGCCCACGTCCGCCGACGGGTGCTCGACGCGGTCCTCGCCCAACTGGTGGAGTACGGCTACGACGCCCTCAGCGTGGACGCCGTGGCGGACCGGTCCGGCGTGCACCGCACCACCGTGTACCGGCGCTGGCGTGATGTCGGCGGACTCCTCGCCGACGTGCTCGCCGAGGCGACCGGCGACGGGTGGCACCCGCCCGACACCGGATCCCTGGACGGGGACCTCGTCGCGGTGAACCGTGAGATCCACGCGGCGCTGACCGCGGACCCGCCCGTCACCGCCGCGCTGATCGCCGCTTCGTTCCGGTCCGGACCGGCGGCGGACGCCCTCCGGGGCTTCTGGGCGGACCGGTACGACCGCTGTGCCGTGATCGTGCGGCGGGCCGCCGAACGGGGCGAGACACCCGCACACACCGACCCGCGCCAGCTGCTCGTCGCCGCCACCGCACCGCTCTACCACGAGATCGTCCTGCTCCGCTCACCTGCCAGCCTCGACCTGGCCGACCAGGCGGCCCGCGCCGCGGCCACCGCGGCGCGGGCGGGCGCCTTCGTCGACTGACGCGGTCGGCGGCTCCGGGCTACTCCGCCGGATCCCGACGGGCCGGGCCGGCGATCGAGTACGCGACCAGGCCGCCGACGGCGAGCACCGCCGCCGTCAGCGCGGCGGCCCGGCTGTCGGTCGGCTGGCCCTGCCACGTCGCGGCCGCTCCCCAGGTGCCCGGCTGCGGGTACAGGGCCGCGACGGCGGTCCAGCCCAGCGGCAGGAACCACGACCGGGCGGCACCGAGCAGCGTCGCGCACAACGCCGTCAGGCCGAGCAGGCCGGCGGCGTCGCGGGCCACCAGCGCGGCCGGTCCGAACCGGGCGCCGGTGTGCCGTGTGGCGAACAGGACCACGAGGACCACCAGCAGGCCGCCGAGCAGGTGCGCGGCCCGCCGCCAGGGCCAGCGCACCGCAGCGGTCCGGTCCAGGTTCTCGTCCGGGCCGGCGAGGGTGGGCGCGAGCGCCGCGACCATCAACAGCACGGTCAGCACGACCACCATCGGGGTGGCGTCCCGCTCCTCGGCGAAGGCCAGGCACAGCGCCCAGACCACGGCCGCGCCGCCGACGGCCGCGGCCAGGGCCAGTGGTACGCGTCGCGAGCGCAGGTACAGCAGCGTCCAGGTCACCTGGTGCTCCCGGACAGGATGCCCGCCGGGTCCGCGCAGGCCAGGGCGGCGTCGCGGACCGCCGCGACCCGGGCCAGCGCCTCGTCGCCGGGCAGGTCACGCAGCCCCTGCCACAGGGCGACCGCCTCGGCGTTGATCTCGGGGTCCTCCTCGATCATCCCGGGCACCACTCCGACGTCGGACCGCGGCTCGCGGCCCAGCAGCCAGTAGCCCGCCGCGCGTTCGACCACCCCGTCGCGGTTCCGGCACTCCCCGTCGTACGGGACGCCCAGGCTGGTGACGATGTCGCGGACCACGGCGGCGGGATGGGCCAGCCGGCCACGTCCGCCGATCCGGATCTCGATCGTGACGACACCGTCCCCGGGTGCCGGCCGGACCTCGTCGAACCCCGTCGTGCGGGTGTCCTCGTACACGGCGGTCGGCGCGTCCGGCAGTTTCGCCAGCGCCGCCAGCCCTTCCCGGGCCAGCGGGGTGACCGTGTCGAGCACGCCGGCGTGCACCCGGCTGACGCACACCTTCGGGGTGTCGTCGGTGCACACCAGTTCCCGCGCGAGCGGGTCGACCGGCCAGTTCAGCACGTCCCGGTCGCGGGGGACGACCGCCAGTGCCGCCGTCAGCCCGAGCAGCACCGGCACCACCGCGACCACCCGGGCCCGCCAGCCACCGGCGACGAACAGCAGCAGACCGGTGACGGCGAGCGCGGTCGTCGACAGCGCGAGCGCCCCGCTGACCCGGTTGTCGATCGTCTGGTAGTCGTGCAGCGGAGTCGTGCCGTGCACCGGAGAGATGGCCGCGGCCACCCAGTCCGGGGGCCCGATGGTGCCGAAGAAGACCAGCAGCACGCCGCCCACCCCGAGTGCCGGTGCGGTCACCAGGGCGGGAAGCAGCCGCCCGAGCCCCAGTCCGAGCCAGGCCGCGGCGACCAGGGACAGCGCACCGACCCCGGTGACGACGACGAAGTTCAGCAGCGGCAGGTGCCGGGCGGTGGTGATGATCCAGGCGACGCCCGCCGCGGTCACCAGCAGGTAGGCGACCGCGAGGGTGACGGCCATCGTGCCGAGCACCGGCAGCATCCGCTGGACGCGTGGCCGGGCGGTGGTGGCGAACAGTTCGCCGACCTTCGCCCGGTGTTCCCGGCGGCCCTGCCAGGCCCCGGCGGCAAGGGCCAGCGGCCACATCAGGAGCAGGTACTCCCGGGTGGTCAGGGCCAGGTCCATCCAGCTCTTCGACCACCGGCCGGTCGCCAGGTAGAGCGTGCCGACCCCGATCACCACCGTGATCAGCGCGGCACCGAGCGCGGCGGAGCGGCGCAGTTCGATCCCCACGATGCTCATGCCGGCACTCCGTTCCGCTTCCCGCTTCGGGCCGTCGTGCGGCACCGTTCCGTCGAGTTCGATGCTCCGCCCGCCACGCCCGCTCATCGGGTGGTCTCCGACCGGTGCTGACGCAGGAGCGCGGAGTAGCCCCGCTCGGCCGGGCTGTCACCGGCGTGGCCCTGGCCGCCCCGCGCGGAGAGTTCCTCGGGCGTGCCCTGCCACACCAGGCGACCCTCGTTCACCAGGACGACGTCGGTGCAGGCCGCCGCCACGTCCTCGACCAGGTGGGTGGAGACCAGTACGCAGCTGTCGGTGCCGAGGTCACGCAGCAGCTCGCGGAAGTCGAGTCGCTGCTCCGGGTCGAGGCCGACGGTGGGCTCGTCGAGCAGCAGGAGCTGCGGGTCGTTGACGATGGCCTGCGCGATGCCGGCCCGGCGCAGCATGCCACCGGAGAGCGTCTTCAACCGGGCGTCGGCCCTGGCGGTGAGCCCGACCCGGTCGACGGCCCGCTGTACCGCCGCCGCGAGGCCGGGCCGGGGCACCTCCTTGAGCCAGGCCATGTACCCGACGAACTCGCGGACCGTGAACCGTGGGTAGTAGCCGAAGTGCTGCGGCAGGTAGCCCAGGGCGCGGCGCACCGGTCGCAGCTCGGAGCGGCCGTCGACCGGGCGACCGAGCAGCGTCAGCCGGCCGCCGGCCGGGGCCAGGACGGTCGCCAGGGCGCGCATCAAGGTGGTCTTTCCCGCGCCGTTCGGGCCGAGCAGCCCGTGCACGCCGGTGGCCAGGGCCAGGTCGAGGCCGTCGACGGCCAGGTGCCGTCCGGCCCGGACCCGTAGGCCCTCCGCGTGGATGGCCCAGGGATGGGTGGTGGCGGCCGTCTCGACCGCACGCACGGAACGCGTCATCGTCATCTCTTTCGGTGATCGTCGATGGGCAGGATGGTGGTACGGCGCGGGACGGCCGTACCGTCAGTCCTGGTGGGAGAGCCGCCGGGAGCCGTCGATCCGCAGCAGGGCCACCACGGTGAGGAGCACCGTGGCCAGCGCCCAACTGCGGACGCTCCCGGCCGACAGCACCACCGGCATCCGGGCGGCGATGACGCTGGGGGCGATCACCACCAGCGTCCAGACCGCGATCAGTCCGATCGCGGCCCGACGCACCCCGACGAGGGAGCCCAGCAGGAGCGTGGCGGCGGTGAACGCCAGGCAGGGCAGCAGCATCAGGGCCAGCGACACCCCGGTGCCGGCACCGAGCAGCGCGAGCGCCGGAACGACGAACGCCAACACCGCGGCCGTACGCCGCAGCAGCATCGTCAGACCGGCGGCCGGGGTGGCGGCGATCAGTTCCCAGGCCGGGTCGGCCCGACGGT
Proteins encoded in this region:
- a CDS encoding TetR/AcrR family transcriptional regulator; its protein translation is MLDAVLAQLVEYGYDALSVDAVADRSGVHRTTVYRRWRDVGGLLADVLAEATGDGWHPPDTGSLDGDLVAVNREIHAALTADPPVTAALIAASFRSGPAADALRGFWADRYDRCAVIVRRAAERGETPAHTDPRQLLVAATAPLYHEIVLLRSPASLDLADQAARAAATAARAGAFVD
- a CDS encoding fasciclin domain-containing protein produces the protein MKIARLAARVAAGVAATALVTTAAAAPAQAGTTKRLGTKSLAQVLLADKSGFDHNPRDFDVLTRAVLTVLEAKPNSPVKVLTDGTVALTAFLPTDAAFQQLVRDLTDARRLPSESAAFTAVAGLGVDTVETVLLYHVVPGATIDRGAAVKADGAELTTALGSTVEVDVRTYWHRFKMVRLIDADTDDRDPRVVAFDINKGNRQIAHTIDLVLRPVDLD
- a CDS encoding tetratricopeptide repeat protein yields the protein MTSVPLTHRYVIAARLKGYLNRHAESVALLTEALELEPNSPRLLRFRGHRRISIGDYPGAIEDLRTAADQLDGVEDEYEMYQPEVEKDVVHLILGRDDEVRPQHLSDTAAAQDPSVLARYNTTLHASVWYHLGVAQYLAGDFEGCLPSFRAAELASRHQEGLVASQDWQYMALRRLGRAAEAEEVLDRFRAVALVPDDHLVGYEGRMRLYTGEITPDQLWAMCDGNGLRTVTQGYGLGNWHYYNGDVDKAREVFDGVLATGVTHAFAYLAVKAEYARNPDFVGATTTS
- a CDS encoding ABC transporter ATP-binding protein, producing the protein MTRSVRAVETAATTHPWAIHAEGLRVRAGRHLAVDGLDLALATGVHGLLGPNGAGKTTLMRALATVLAPAGGRLTLLGRPVDGRSELRPVRRALGYLPQHFGYYPRFTVREFVGYMAWLKEVPRPGLAAAVQRAVDRVGLTARADARLKTLSGGMLRRAGIAQAIVNDPQLLLLDEPTVGLDPEQRLDFRELLRDLGTDSCVLVSTHLVEDVAAACTDVVLVNEGRLVWQGTPEELSARGGQGHAGDSPAERGYSALLRQHRSETTR
- a CDS encoding dipeptidase, which encodes MNTAATERPVPSATALHAAATVVDGSTVIELSAAHLDRIRRGGVTAVNHTVTRPYADTVTALREVNRCRRWIDAHADDVVLALTVADIERAKAEGREAVIFGPQDTEMIGVDLDLLGTFHDLGVRILQLTYQRQNLLGAGCGEKTDPGLTRKGRTFVRAMNELGILVDVSHCGERTGLDAMDASDKPVVVTHSFCDVLSPHIRAKSDDFLRRLGAQGGVMGITTLSGFLYYPDAPTRRPDLTRFVEHVSRVVEVVGVDHVAIATDYDETWTEAMRAAQLKDKEQDNLLGDFGWNERRAIGMDDAAQFPNFTEALLAGGFSPEDVIKILGGNWLRVYGEAWKPTAR
- a CDS encoding tautomerase family protein, whose product is MAIIRAEIGKRDQETKEAIIAELTDVLVKYGSPRENTHVLLYEVSYDNWAKGGVTYNNRKRAQEKS
- a CDS encoding virginiamycin B lyase family protein, which encodes MTAVSIQEYAVADAADGPYAVTVGPDGALWFTMVHSGRVGRLVPGGQPGSRQLDPGCGPTVITAGPDRALWFTEYQAHRIGRITTGGRVDEFRLPTPECGPFGIAAGPDGALWFTETAADRIGRITTDGRVTEFPLPVAGAFPSAITPGPDGGMWFTLNQANAIGRIGMDGAVAVHPLPTPAAAPVGIAAGPDGALWFVEIAAGQLGRIAPDGAIVEFPLPDRAGRPHAVTADDQGTLWFTEWAGNRVGSITTGGVVETYDLPTPRCEPHGITLGPDGAVWVALENGSLARIRRAIEG
- a CDS encoding ABC transporter substrate-binding protein gives rise to the protein MRTRFLSTLLAVGVVSALAAGCGGGEPPSNDAGGTGNDGLTSNVRLEDEAQPAGSPKSGGRLRIMIRLDANELDPHKMSETSAFVINEQIYESLVQSYRGEIKPAIAESWEQSADGLKVTFKLRDNAYFHSGRKVTAADVKYSIERIQNPETRAPRARSYEGIASVAAPDERTVEMTLSKPNAAILTLLSTAASSIVDKDVAEAGGLNGSVDGGSGPFKLTSRVAGQAIKLDKHDKYWEQGVPYLDGVDFTFNPDDNARAAAIRSGTVDFLWRPAPEFIDALKRDEKLKWYGGSGSLSLHLRLNTSKAPYDNVKVRQAIFLALDRQEILNVANSGFGTALNAGYLPPDRFGALKEPVYGKPDIEKAKALLAEAGFPNGFEAKLMVIATSAFQVRSAEVEQQQLAKIGIKVTIESVESTIADTKTKSADFDMYQSGFGLTYDPDERFTASFLKGGGLNYGGWTDPEYENLVVQARSEMDKDKRAALYQQAEKILAERGPVAMTFLNADFDVVQKDVMGYRGDPTPTYRFYKNIWLDR